In one Mucilaginibacter ginsenosidivorax genomic region, the following are encoded:
- a CDS encoding alpha-xenorhabdolysin family binary toxin subunit A, producing the protein MSTTIDLTPRDLAKGTTFALSSNEWLSIQVFVTGAMLLPTTTALLQKTLPAVPSGGIEQFQPLVDGYKNLYDICQTFDTVTKPDSVKCASDLIAYNVSVPIFYRAILALMLKIEADPTDTVSITHLKQTLQVMINKAQAFSTHATNVAAAMQKFSLDTSVNEAAIGTLFKTYSDKISGTSGTIKTMQAQLAQDKADLSDAEDEYKHDIIVAATSASYAWIWPCGSIAAGIVAGIYGKKATDAKARIDALSDLVNGLEAKIAADATLVLDLTRINSDITGITKKIDGALPAIQKIQGMWSALKDDLSSILTTISGEIVDMPSFIAGLGIEEAIVLWQKVADEADNYRINAYITVVPNSTVAFYAATHLKKMLTRKNRVSIHQPEDTAA; encoded by the coding sequence ATGTCAACAACAATCGATCTTACTCCGCGCGACCTGGCAAAAGGCACCACTTTCGCTTTATCATCCAATGAATGGTTATCAATACAGGTATTTGTTACCGGTGCCATGCTATTGCCAACAACCACAGCACTTTTGCAAAAAACGCTGCCTGCCGTTCCGTCCGGCGGAATTGAACAGTTTCAACCCCTTGTTGATGGGTACAAAAATCTATATGATATTTGCCAAACTTTTGATACCGTTACCAAGCCCGACAGCGTAAAATGCGCTTCGGATCTGATTGCTTACAATGTTTCAGTCCCGATATTTTACCGGGCTATTTTAGCATTAATGTTAAAAATTGAAGCCGACCCCACCGATACCGTATCAATTACCCACCTGAAACAAACTTTGCAGGTAATGATCAATAAAGCGCAGGCTTTTTCAACACATGCCACTAATGTTGCGGCAGCCATGCAAAAATTCTCTTTAGATACATCAGTTAATGAAGCTGCTATCGGCACATTGTTTAAAACTTATAGCGACAAGATATCAGGAACAAGCGGAACTATTAAAACAATGCAAGCCCAGCTGGCACAGGATAAGGCCGATCTGTCTGACGCCGAAGACGAATACAAGCATGACATTATCGTAGCTGCCACATCAGCAAGTTACGCCTGGATATGGCCTTGTGGCTCAATCGCCGCAGGAATTGTGGCCGGAATTTATGGCAAAAAAGCAACCGACGCAAAAGCAAGAATAGACGCGCTTAGCGATCTGGTGAACGGCCTTGAGGCCAAGATTGCCGCCGACGCTACACTTGTGCTTGATTTAACCCGCATTAATTCTGACATCACCGGTATTACTAAAAAGATAGATGGCGCTCTTCCGGCCATTCAGAAAATACAAGGCATGTGGAGTGCACTAAAGGACGACCTTTCCAGTATCCTGACCACTATTAGCGGCGAAATTGTAGATATGCCATCATTTATTGCCGGGCTTGGAATTGAGGAGGCTATTGTATTATGGCAAAAAGTAGCCGATGAGGCAGATAATTATCGTATTAACGCATATATTACTGTTGTACCCAACTCAACTGTGGCTTTCTATGCTGCAACTCATCTTAAAAAGATGCTGACCCGCAAAAACAGGGTAAGCATACACCAGCCAGAAGATACAGCAGCTTAA